The following nucleotide sequence is from Acidovorax radicis.
TGTTTGACGTGTACCGGCCCAAACCACTGCGTGCCGGAGAAGAAGCTCCCGCAGGCGGATTGGCACAGGGCGAAAAGAGCCTGGCGGTGCGCCTGACGCTGGGACGCGACGAGGCGACTTTGACGGAGGCTGAAATCGACGGTGCAGTGCAGGCCGTCGTGGCTCGATTGACCCAGCACGTCGGTGCAAGGTTGCGTGGTTGAAGATGTTCAAGGAGAGTGATGCCGTGATCGAGTTTGCAGTGGAAACCCTGGAAACACCTGCGCTGACCAAGGCGCAGCTGGCGGACTTGTTGTTTGATCAGATTGGACTGAACAAGCGCGAGTCCAAAGACATGATCGACGCATTTTTTGATTTGGTTGCGCAGAGCCTGGTCGAAGGCAAGGATGTGAAATTGTCGGGTTTCGGGAATTTCCAGATCCGCACCAAAGCACCACGCCCTGGACGCAATCCTCGCACAGGCGAAGCCATTCCGATCAAGGCGCGCCGCGTCGTGACCTTCCACGCAAGCAGCAAACTCAAGGAGCAAATTCAGACAGCTGTTGCAGCGTGATTTCTTACCGATTTCGTTCTTCATGCGAAGCCTTTGGCTGGCGGGATCGGTGAGTCTGCAGTACGCTCGACGGTTTTCCGGCTTGAACCCGCATCACATGGGCACCACGCTTCCTTCTATCCCAGCCAAGCGGTACTTCACGATTGGTGAGGTGGCGGAGCTATGCGGGGTCAAACCCCACGTATTGCGTTATTGGGAGCAGGAGTTCACTCAACTGCGCCCCATGAAGCGGCGGGGCAACCGGCGCTACTACCAGCACCATGAGGTGCTCATGATTCGCCGCATCCGCGACTTGCTCTACGATCAGGGCTTCACCATCAGCGGAGCCCGCAATCGCCTGCAAGAGCTTGCGCACCCCGCACGCGATGATTCAGTGGCTGGTGGCCATGGAGATGCTGGTTCGGATGCCCTCTCGGATTCGATGAATGGCGCGCATGGGTTTTCCTTTGATGCGTCAGCCGCTACGCTGGATTCGAACGCGGTTCGCAAAGAATTGTTTGAAATTCGTGAGCTGCTTTCTTTGGGGTGATTTTTCAGCATATAATCTAATTCTTGTCGGCGTGTAGCGCAGCCTGGTAGCGCACTTGCATGGGGTGCAAGGGGTCGCGAGTTCGAATCCCGCCACGCCGACCATTGATAGCAAAAGCCCAGAATCGAAAGATTCTGGGCTTTTTTGCTTGATGAATTGCTTTCGGGTCTGCGGCCACTGGGGCCTTTGTCGCGTGGCGGTGGCGATGCCTATACCCAGTTCTTCACGCGGCTGTGAAATGTCGCAAATCGCGCTGCAATGAGCCTTGAACTAGCGAAAAACTCTCATGATTGACGGACTGATTGCTGGACGAATTTACGGTGAACCCGAGCGGCGCACTGACAAGGGTGGAAAGAGCTTCACGCTCGCGAAAGTGCGGGCGAGCACGGCCGAGGGTGAGGTCTTGTTCGTCAATGTCATAGCCTTCGAAGCGCGAGTGTGCGAGTCACTTGATGCACTTCGCGATGGTGATTCCGTCGCTCTGTCAGGGAGTCTGACCCCCCGCGTTTGGACAGACAAACAAGGCATAGTGCGCCCTGCGCTTGATATGGTGGCGCACCGACTGCTTGCAGTTCCGGCGTCGCTGGACTACTGAGGCCCATGCCGGTTGTCGTTATCGGCCCATTTACGAAAATGCGGTCGCTGGTGCGGCGTCTACGCCAATTGGAAATGTGCTTGATGAGGCGACAGTGTTAGTGCCAACCCAAAACTGACCAGCTGGGGGTGCGGACAAAAACTTGGACTACCAGGAGGTAGTTCATGTATTCCTACGAAGATCGAATCCGAGCGGTCGAGCTCTACATCAAACTGGGCAAGCGCACCGGTGCCACTATCCGCCAGTTGGGATATCCGACGAAGAACTCGTTGATGAGCTGGCATGAGGAGTACGAGCGGCGCCTGGACCTGCCGTCCGGCTACGCGCGCTCAAAGCCGAAGTATTCTCAAATTCAGAAGAAGAAGGCTGTCGAACACTACGCCGAGCACGGGCGCTGCATCGTCGCCACGGTCAAGGCGCTGGGCTATCCGTGCCGCGATTTGCTGCGTGCCTGGATTGATGAACTGGACCCTGACTCCCGCCAGCGCGTTGTCGGCAGAGCCGTCAGTGCGCCTCGGCTGCCGCAACTGAAGAAGCAGACAGTCCTCGAGCTGTGCACTCGTGAGGGAAGTGCGCAGGCGGTTGCTCAGAAGCTTGGCGTGAGCAGGCCGACGTTGTACAACTAGAAGAACCAGCTTCTGGGACGTGAGGCACCCGCATCCATGAAACACACCAATCAGTCCCCGCGGGCTCAAGAGCGCGATGAGCTCGAGCGCGAGGTTGAGGCGTTGCGCCGCGAAGTCAGGCAACTGCGCCTTGAGCAGGACCTCTTGAACAAGGCCAATGAACTGCTAAAAAAAGGCCTGGGCGTCGATCTGCAGCTCCTGTCCAACCGGGAGAAGACACTGCTGATTGACGCCCTCAAGGAGCACTATGGTCTGCCAAAGCTCCTTGGACAGTTGGGTCTTGCACGCAGCTCGTACTTCTACCATCGGGTCCGAGCGGCCGCCGGCGACAAGTACCTTGAAGTAAGGCAGTCCATCACCGATATCTTCGAGTCGAACCATCGCTGCTACGGCTACCGCAGGCTGCAGGCCTCGCTGACTAGGCAAGACGTCACAATCTCCGAGAAGGTGGTGCAGCGCCTGATGAAGCAAGAGAGCCTAGTCGTGGCTAAGCCCAAGCGGCGCAGGTATGCGTCCTACCTTGGCGAGATCAGCCCCGCGCCTGAGAACATCATCGACCGAGACTTCCAGGCCGCGGCACCGAACAAGAAGTGGCTCACGGACATCACGGAGTTCCAGATCCCTGCAGGTAAGGTCTACCTGTCGCCGATCATCGACTGCTTCGATGGGATGGTGGTGAGCTGGACCATTGGCACGAGCCCGGATGCTGAGCTGGTCAATACCATGCTGGATGCAGCCATCGAGACGGTGACAGACACCGCTGACCGGCCTGTGGTTCACTTCGACCGCGGGGGGCACTACCGCTGGCCAGGCTGGATATCGAGGATGCGCGATGCCAACTTCACCCGCTCGATGTCTCGCAAGGCATGCTCCCCTGACAACGCAGCCTGCGAGGGGTTCTTCGGTCGGCTGAAG
It contains:
- a CDS encoding single-stranded DNA-binding protein, whose protein sequence is MIDGLIAGRIYGEPERRTDKGGKSFTLAKVRASTAEGEVLFVNVIAFEARVCESLDALRDGDSVALSGSLTPRVWTDKQGIVRPALDMVAHRLLAVPASLDY
- a CDS encoding integration host factor subunit alpha, producing MFKESDAVIEFAVETLETPALTKAQLADLLFDQIGLNKRESKDMIDAFFDLVAQSLVEGKDVKLSGFGNFQIRTKAPRPGRNPRTGEAIPIKARRVVTFHASSKLKEQIQTAVAA
- a CDS encoding MerR family transcriptional regulator, with protein sequence MGTTLPSIPAKRYFTIGEVAELCGVKPHVLRYWEQEFTQLRPMKRRGNRRYYQHHEVLMIRRIRDLLYDQGFTISGARNRLQELAHPARDDSVAGGHGDAGSDALSDSMNGAHGFSFDASAATLDSNAVRKELFEIRELLSLG